The following proteins come from a genomic window of Rutidosis leptorrhynchoides isolate AG116_Rl617_1_P2 chromosome 10, CSIRO_AGI_Rlap_v1, whole genome shotgun sequence:
- the LOC139872615 gene encoding rho GDP-dissociation inhibitor 1-like, translating into MGFVEKKECDDHKDKNMENSEADLDIEDSSGLVNIYRNMSESSICATEDDDEEDVQGKIQIGPKRTLKEQYEADKDDESLMRWKEQLLGSVDINAVAETLDPEVKILSLAIVSPDRQDLVLPIPDSKKIKGTWFTLKEGSRYTIKFTFQVCNNIVSGLKYTNTVWKTGIKVDKMKEMIGTFSPQQEVYTHELPEETTPSGILARGSYSARTKFVDDDHKCYLELNYTFDIRKDWQSS; encoded by the exons ATGGGATTTGTGGAAAAAAAGGAATGCGATGATCATAAAGACAAAAACATGGAAAACTCAGAAGCTGATTTGGACATTGAAGATTCAAGTGGGTTGGTAAACATTTATAGGAACATGAGCGAGAGTTCGATATGTGCAACCGAAGATGATGACGAAGAAGATGTTCAAGGAAAGATACAAATCGGCCCTAAACGCACCCTTAAAGAACAATATGAAGCAgacaag GATGATGAGAGCTTAATGAGATGGAAAGAACAACTTCTAGGATCTGTGGATATTAATGCTGTTGCTG AAACATTAGATCCAGAAGTCAAGATCTTGAGCCTTGCTATTGTATCTCCTGATAGACAGGATTTGGTTCTTCCGATTCCTGATAGCAAAAAGATCAAAGGGACGTGGTTTACGCTAAAAGAAGGAAGTCGTTACACCATTAAATTTACATTCCAAGTTTGTAACAACATTGTGTCCGGTCTCAAGTACACCAACACAGTATGGAAAACTGGTATTAAAG ttgaCAAAATGAAAGAAATGATTGGCACTTTTAGTCCTCAACAAGAGGTTTATACCCATGAACTGCCTGAAGAAACTACCCCATCTGGGATACTTGCTAGAGGATCATATTCAGCAAGAACTAAG TTTGTTGATGATGATCATAAGTGTTACTTGGAGTTGAACTACACCTTTGATATCAGGAAAGACTGGCAATCATCTTGA